The following proteins come from a genomic window of Methanocella conradii HZ254:
- a CDS encoding tetratricopeptide repeat protein, producing the protein MAKGDSKRTGQKNTSHGNEDVSGIFKAAQSHMIEGSIDEAIADFEEILKKDIKYEPAYLGLGLAYLAKGDLNASLKKFNEALAIDPHSIESRLSLALTYLYMQKYADAKREFKEVLKIEPDNFYSRLYLGDIYASEDEYENAKSEYREALRIEPDSWEAHFKMGSTHVLSMEFEDAAKELREAIRLKPDEALVHSTMGNTLSLIGELDEAIKECEEAVRLDPCDAEYHHSLGIILMEKGETNRALAELEEAIKLDPRDIDAYFISASIHFEKEENGEAIGLLQEAVKISPDSPDAHHNLAIGYLQVGSIGDAIKEFIEALNLNPDDIDTRYDLAKLYIELGLYSLARTELEEILEAAPGETLAESMLGIVDTLEGIEKGTAKLASVNRPKKKAKAMKIKKKPKVKDGKRGNKAKKK; encoded by the coding sequence ATGGCAAAAGGAGACTCAAAAAGAACAGGCCAAAAAAACACTTCACATGGAAATGAGGACGTTTCTGGCATATTTAAAGCCGCCCAATCACATATGATTGAAGGCAGCATTGACGAGGCGATAGCCGATTTCGAGGAAATACTTAAAAAAGATATAAAATACGAGCCCGCATATCTGGGCCTGGGATTGGCGTATCTCGCCAAAGGCGACCTCAACGCATCGCTGAAAAAGTTTAACGAAGCGCTGGCGATAGACCCGCACTCCATAGAATCCCGATTATCATTGGCGCTGACATACCTTTACATGCAAAAATACGCGGATGCAAAGCGTGAATTTAAAGAGGTCTTAAAAATTGAGCCTGACAACTTTTATTCGCGCCTATACCTTGGGGACATATACGCTTCGGAAGATGAATATGAGAATGCAAAAAGCGAATACAGGGAGGCTTTACGCATAGAGCCTGACAGCTGGGAAGCCCATTTTAAGATGGGGTCTACCCATGTGCTCTCCATGGAGTTCGAGGATGCAGCCAAAGAGCTAAGGGAGGCCATAAGGCTAAAGCCAGATGAGGCGCTGGTCCACAGCACCATGGGAAATACGCTGTCCCTCATCGGGGAACTGGATGAGGCGATAAAGGAGTGTGAAGAGGCCGTAAGGCTGGACCCGTGCGATGCGGAATATCACCATAGCCTTGGCATCATCTTAATGGAAAAAGGCGAGACGAATAGGGCACTGGCGGAATTAGAGGAGGCCATCAAGCTTGACCCGCGTGATATTGACGCTTATTTTATATCCGCGAGCATTCACTTTGAAAAGGAGGAGAACGGAGAAGCCATAGGCCTGCTACAAGAGGCCGTAAAAATCAGCCCTGATAGCCCTGATGCCCACCATAACCTCGCCATTGGCTATCTTCAGGTCGGCTCGATAGGGGACGCGATAAAAGAGTTTATCGAAGCCCTCAACCTAAACCCGGACGACATTGATACGCGATACGACCTCGCAAAGCTATACATTGAGCTGGGCCTTTATAGCCTCGCCAGGACTGAGCTGGAAGAGATACTCGAGGCCGCCCCTGGCGAAACGCTGGCAGAGAGTATGCTGGGCATCGTCGATACTCTGGAAGGGATCGAGAAGGGTACGGCTAAGCTTGCATCGGTGAATCGGCCAAAAAAGAAAGCTAAAGCCATGAAGATAAAAAAGAAGCCGAAAGTTAAGGATGGAAAGAGGGGCAATAAGGCTAAGAAGAAGTGA
- a CDS encoding ABC transporter substrate-binding protein → MVLVLAAGLSGCTSPTASPTTTPANQQITIIDSTGKVITLPRAAERIIVTNSDCAEVLIALGAKDKIVGITNTVANTPLMAANLGNVTSVGVWDNPSIEDIIALTPDVVISYASWKPKNLKQFQAANITLVALDCYKMDNLTSDIRTMGVLVGEEKNASAYAGFIENYMNIVKDRTANLTESEKPTVYWEQNRTKITSAGMGSGGDTLIRMAGGNNIAGNETQQYPEVSAEWIVRSNPQVIVRNVGYVKSEDYMKGVIAMVENRTGMSQVRAVKDGRVYVMSTTVAFGPKGFMGLLYMAKILHPDRFADVDPQKALDAYAEKFVPGANKDIYIYPIP, encoded by the coding sequence ATGGTTTTGGTATTGGCGGCAGGCCTATCGGGCTGCACAAGCCCAACGGCATCGCCAACGACAACCCCGGCGAACCAGCAGATAACGATAATTGACTCGACGGGCAAGGTCATCACGCTGCCCAGGGCTGCGGAAAGGATAATAGTCACGAACTCGGACTGCGCAGAAGTCCTCATAGCGCTAGGGGCTAAAGACAAGATAGTGGGCATAACGAACACGGTCGCGAACACGCCCCTCATGGCCGCCAACCTGGGCAACGTCACCAGCGTAGGGGTATGGGACAACCCGAGCATCGAGGACATAATAGCCCTCACGCCAGACGTGGTCATCTCATATGCAAGCTGGAAGCCAAAGAACCTCAAACAGTTCCAGGCGGCAAACATAACGCTCGTGGCTCTAGACTGCTACAAGATGGACAACCTTACCTCGGACATAAGGACCATGGGCGTACTCGTGGGCGAGGAAAAGAACGCCTCGGCGTATGCGGGCTTCATAGAGAACTATATGAACATCGTGAAGGATAGGACCGCTAATCTAACCGAAAGCGAGAAGCCGACCGTCTACTGGGAGCAGAACAGGACGAAGATAACGTCGGCCGGCATGGGCTCGGGAGGCGACACCCTTATAAGGATGGCGGGCGGCAATAACATAGCGGGCAACGAGACGCAACAGTACCCGGAGGTCAGCGCCGAGTGGATAGTCCGGAGCAACCCACAGGTCATAGTGAGAAACGTGGGCTACGTAAAGTCAGAGGACTACATGAAGGGCGTCATCGCAATGGTGGAAAACAGGACAGGCATGTCACAGGTTAGGGCCGTCAAGGACGGCAGGGTATACGTCATGTCCACCACCGTGGCTTTCGGCCCGAAGGGATTCATGGGTTTATTATATATGGCTAAAATATTACACCCCGACCGGTTCGCTGACGTGGACCCGCAAAAAGCGCTCGACGCCTATGCGGAAAAGTTCGTGCCAGGGGCTAACAAGGACATCTATATATATCCCATACCTTAG
- a CDS encoding FecCD family ABC transporter permease, translating to MDSLARETIVSEIYREGYAKKISLLLALIALLVAASIYSITAGSASVSLEDVGLSLGGALSTLINGILAFFDHFIPCGYRIPVMAPHSDIASVIVVNMRAPRILLAILTGMSLAVAGVVMQGILRNPLVSPFTLGLASASSFGAALMIVMGVYIALPFIPGDSSVVISAFAFGCASMALIYGVSRMRGTSQATLILSGVVIGYIFQAGVLVLKYVSNNEKLKDLVVWLMGGMWSASWDTIIILAPITIFCMAAMWLMAWNLNALAAGDDIAKSLGIRVERLRLLCLFITTLAASSCLAFTGVIGFIGLMAPHICRMLIGNDHRYLIPCSALMGAIILTVSDTFARTIMSPIEIPVGIIMYIIGGVFFLYLILRGKESHIY from the coding sequence GTGGACTCACTGGCCAGGGAGACGATAGTAAGCGAGATATACAGGGAAGGCTATGCAAAAAAGATAAGCTTGCTCCTGGCCCTTATCGCTTTATTGGTGGCCGCTTCTATTTATTCCATTACGGCAGGCTCGGCCAGCGTTAGCCTGGAAGACGTCGGCCTATCTCTCGGCGGGGCGCTATCCACCCTTATCAATGGAATCCTGGCCTTTTTTGACCATTTTATCCCCTGTGGATACCGCATTCCAGTGATGGCTCCACACAGCGACATCGCGAGCGTCATCGTGGTTAACATGCGCGCGCCCCGCATTCTCCTGGCAATCCTGACGGGCATGAGCCTCGCCGTGGCCGGGGTGGTCATGCAGGGCATCCTCAGAAACCCGCTCGTAAGCCCCTTCACGCTAGGCCTCGCCTCGGCCTCATCTTTTGGGGCGGCGCTCATGATAGTCATGGGCGTATACATCGCCCTTCCATTCATTCCAGGCGACTCTTCAGTGGTCATCAGCGCCTTCGCATTCGGATGCGCGAGCATGGCGCTAATATATGGCGTATCCAGGATGAGGGGGACGAGCCAGGCCACGCTAATACTCTCAGGCGTCGTCATAGGATACATATTCCAGGCTGGCGTTCTCGTCCTGAAATATGTATCCAACAATGAGAAGCTTAAGGACCTCGTGGTATGGCTCATGGGCGGGATGTGGAGCGCAAGCTGGGATACCATCATCATCCTCGCCCCGATTACCATCTTCTGCATGGCCGCCATGTGGCTTATGGCCTGGAACCTGAACGCGCTGGCCGCGGGCGACGATATAGCGAAAAGCCTGGGCATCAGGGTGGAGCGCCTGAGGCTGCTCTGCCTGTTCATCACGACGCTCGCCGCTTCTAGCTGCCTGGCATTCACGGGCGTAATCGGCTTTATCGGGCTTATGGCGCCACACATCTGCCGCATGCTAATAGGCAACGATCACAGGTACCTCATACCGTGCTCCGCCCTCATGGGCGCAATAATACTAACGGTCTCCGACACTTTTGCCCGGACCATCATGAGCCCGATTGAGATACCGGTGGGCATAATCATGTACATCATAGGAGGCGTGTTTTTCCTCTACCTCATCTTGAGGGGCAAGGAAAGCCACATCTATTAG
- a CDS encoding ABC transporter ATP-binding protein, which yields MRIRLDNVGVEYGKYKAVDGVSFEVGPGEVLSIVGPNGSGKSSIIKCIAQVLKPSTGKVYLDGRDISSIDLNEIAKLVGYVPQNFHYLFFSNVMETVLLGRKPHIRWRVTQKDLDVVQRALDMMGIAHMAGKFMDELSGGEKQKVYIARTLAQEPQLYLLDEPTSNLDLKHQIEVLEITRRLTYEKNASMIVALHDLNLALRYSDRVAMMNRGRLYAYGKPEDVLTIQNINDVYGVETFIIESDYGRYIVPIRAK from the coding sequence GTGAGGATAAGGCTGGACAACGTCGGGGTTGAATATGGGAAGTATAAGGCTGTGGACGGCGTGTCCTTCGAGGTTGGACCCGGGGAGGTGCTCAGCATAGTGGGGCCTAATGGCTCCGGAAAGAGCTCCATCATAAAGTGTATTGCACAGGTCCTAAAGCCGTCCACGGGCAAGGTCTACCTGGACGGGCGTGACATCTCGAGCATTGACCTCAACGAGATAGCGAAGCTAGTTGGCTATGTTCCGCAAAACTTTCACTACCTGTTCTTCTCCAACGTCATGGAGACAGTCCTGCTCGGAAGAAAGCCTCACATCAGGTGGCGCGTCACGCAAAAGGACCTTGACGTCGTCCAGCGGGCGCTGGACATGATGGGTATAGCCCACATGGCGGGGAAGTTCATGGACGAGCTGAGTGGCGGGGAAAAACAAAAGGTGTACATAGCCAGGACGCTTGCACAGGAGCCGCAGCTATACCTGCTGGACGAGCCCACCAGCAACCTGGACCTTAAGCACCAGATTGAGGTGCTGGAGATAACCCGGCGGCTCACATACGAAAAGAACGCTTCCATGATAGTGGCCCTTCATGACCTCAACCTCGCCTTGAGGTATTCTGACAGGGTCGCCATGATGAACCGTGGCCGCCTTTACGCCTATGGCAAGCCCGAAGACGTCCTCACCATACAAAACATAAACGACGTGTACGGTGTTGAGACGTTCATCATAGAAAGCGATTATGGCAGGTACATCGTACCGATCCGCGCAAAATGA
- a CDS encoding tetratricopeptide repeat protein, which yields MSLKEMMEEIESQRRRGKFRGAENLLRIEQRRAELEGNDPYYHFFGGVLLYYFNFSKDAYLNLNNALLTEDYDVFYVIKYKGIICMDMGKYDRALELFQKALEVAEEAGDKGWIASMLNAIGNVYTRTGKYDKALESYSSALKAALESENMEWMATSLCNVGVAHNNLGDYKGSVKFFEDSYEVSRQIDDKYGRRVCLNNLGSVYNNMGNHEEALRLFEEARKYAEEIDDKYGLRVVYNNLGFTYRTLGDLKRALECYELALTIARQIGDDQGANVAKYWILAIYDELHEKAPHAKKA from the coding sequence ATGAGCCTAAAAGAGATGATGGAAGAGATAGAGAGCCAGCGCCGACGAGGCAAGTTCAGGGGCGCGGAAAACCTGCTCCGCATCGAGCAAAGGCGTGCCGAGCTCGAAGGCAACGACCCTTACTATCACTTCTTTGGGGGGGTGCTCCTATACTATTTTAATTTCTCGAAGGACGCCTACTTGAACTTGAATAACGCGCTGCTAACCGAGGACTATGACGTCTTTTATGTTATAAAGTATAAGGGCATCATTTGTATGGATATGGGGAAATATGATAGGGCCCTGGAATTGTTTCAGAAGGCGCTGGAGGTCGCGGAGGAAGCCGGCGATAAGGGATGGATAGCCTCCATGCTTAATGCCATCGGGAACGTTTACACGAGGACGGGAAAGTATGATAAAGCGCTCGAATCGTATTCCAGCGCCCTTAAGGCAGCCCTGGAGTCAGAAAACATGGAATGGATGGCGACGAGCCTCTGCAACGTCGGCGTGGCGCACAATAACTTAGGGGACTATAAAGGCTCTGTAAAGTTTTTCGAGGACTCGTACGAGGTGTCCAGGCAGATCGACGATAAGTATGGCCGGCGGGTATGCTTGAATAACCTGGGCAGCGTATACAATAACATGGGAAACCATGAGGAGGCGCTGAGGCTGTTCGAGGAGGCGAGAAAGTACGCAGAGGAGATCGACGATAAGTACGGGCTCCGCGTGGTCTATAATAACCTCGGCTTCACCTATCGCACGCTTGGCGACCTGAAGCGTGCCCTGGAGTGCTACGAGCTTGCGTTGACCATCGCCAGGCAGATTGGCGACGACCAGGGGGCGAACGTCGCAAAATACTGGATACTTGCCATATACGATGAGCTCCACGAGAAGGCTCCGCACGCTAAGAAAGCTTAA
- the leuS gene encoding leucine--tRNA ligase codes for MDFRAIENKWQKRYEETKAFEPSVEPGKPKYFVTYPYPYMNGYFHIGRAFSGLRAEVLARYKLMQGFNVLFPFAFHCTGTPIVAAAERIAEGEKKQIEILKRAGIPEEEIPKFADPVYWTQYFSKATREDLKRVGAAIDWSRAFITTSLNPHYDSFIKWQFRKLKEGGYVVMGEHPVVWCPHCKSPVGDHGRLEGEGVTPEEIYLIKFRLGETILPCGTYRPETAYGVTNLWLNPDVTYIRAKVNDEEWLVSKETLDKLANQKYVASFIEEVRGRDLIGKMVLNQVTGMEVPILPAVFVDPAVGTGVVMSVPAHAPYDYAALRDIENDPARFGLTPDVISGIKLIPLITIEGFGKFPAKEIVERMNIKGQDDPKLEEATKEIYKKEFHTGVLNENCGKYAGRKVMDAKLELVSDFVHSGKAAIFYELPQQVVCRCLTKCVVKIVSDQWFLNYSNPIWKAQAHKALDAMALYPDKVRKQFEYVLDWLKDWACTREYGLGTELPWDKRWVIESLSDSTIYMAYYTISKYLQDPALGIRPEQLSDEFFDFVFLGKGTADEVSKKTGIEQGLILKMRDEFEYWYPFDMRCSGKDLVQNHLSFCIFNHTAIFPERHWPRGMSVNGFLQLDGQKMSSSRGNVYTLRQVLDMYGADATRLTLMYGGEGLEDPNWDSEFARTAWSKLAQWYDFAIENYGKGRDDVKYIDRWLESVATKSIKLTREAMDAMNFRTAIQRGYFDMQRYLRWYIRRSPVPNRRIISWFIEAQTKILAPFTPHICEEIWEKLGGSGFIAKAPYPTWDEKKIADETIERSEDFLRKVIEDIQEIITVANLSEAKDAYIYTSEEWKYKALQLATGKNMGDAMKAVMADPEMRKHGKEVSRYVQKVVSERLVPSGVDEAAVLNEAKDFIASEIGMNVHINSEFDPQGKRKHAIPGRPAIFIQS; via the coding sequence ATGGATTTTAGGGCGATAGAAAATAAGTGGCAAAAGCGTTACGAGGAAACAAAGGCCTTCGAGCCGTCCGTGGAGCCGGGAAAGCCGAAGTACTTCGTTACGTACCCGTATCCATACATGAATGGGTATTTCCATATTGGAAGGGCTTTCAGCGGCCTGAGGGCGGAAGTGCTCGCCCGCTATAAGCTCATGCAGGGCTTTAACGTCCTCTTCCCGTTCGCCTTCCACTGTACGGGCACCCCGATAGTGGCGGCCGCCGAGAGGATAGCTGAAGGAGAGAAGAAGCAGATAGAAATACTCAAGAGGGCGGGGATACCCGAGGAGGAGATACCTAAGTTTGCCGACCCCGTCTACTGGACCCAGTACTTCTCCAAGGCGACGAGGGAGGACCTAAAAAGAGTGGGCGCCGCCATCGACTGGTCCAGGGCTTTCATCACCACTTCGCTTAACCCGCACTATGACTCTTTCATTAAGTGGCAGTTCAGGAAGCTAAAGGAAGGGGGCTACGTGGTCATGGGCGAACACCCCGTCGTGTGGTGCCCGCACTGTAAGTCGCCGGTTGGCGACCATGGGCGCCTCGAAGGCGAGGGCGTAACCCCCGAGGAGATATACCTCATCAAGTTCAGGCTTGGCGAGACAATCCTGCCGTGTGGCACCTACAGGCCTGAGACGGCCTATGGCGTCACCAATCTATGGCTGAACCCCGACGTAACTTACATAAGGGCAAAGGTGAACGACGAGGAGTGGCTGGTCTCAAAGGAGACCCTGGATAAGCTGGCCAACCAGAAGTATGTGGCCAGCTTCATCGAGGAGGTTCGGGGCAGGGATTTGATTGGTAAGATGGTGCTTAACCAGGTGACTGGCATGGAAGTGCCCATATTGCCGGCCGTCTTCGTGGACCCTGCCGTAGGCACTGGAGTCGTCATGTCCGTTCCCGCCCACGCGCCCTACGACTACGCCGCCCTCCGTGACATCGAGAATGACCCGGCCAGGTTTGGGCTTACCCCTGACGTCATAAGCGGCATCAAGCTCATCCCCCTTATAACCATAGAGGGCTTCGGGAAGTTCCCTGCGAAGGAGATAGTGGAGCGGATGAACATCAAGGGCCAGGACGACCCGAAGCTTGAGGAAGCCACTAAGGAGATATACAAAAAAGAGTTCCACACAGGAGTCTTGAATGAAAATTGCGGCAAGTACGCGGGCCGTAAGGTCATGGATGCCAAGCTGGAGCTGGTAAGCGATTTCGTCCATAGCGGCAAAGCAGCCATATTCTACGAGCTCCCCCAGCAGGTAGTCTGCCGCTGCCTAACTAAGTGTGTGGTAAAAATCGTATCTGACCAGTGGTTCTTGAACTATAGTAACCCTATCTGGAAGGCCCAGGCGCATAAGGCGCTGGATGCGATGGCGCTATACCCTGATAAGGTGCGCAAGCAGTTCGAATACGTGCTGGACTGGCTGAAGGACTGGGCGTGTACCAGGGAGTATGGCCTCGGGACAGAGCTTCCCTGGGATAAGCGGTGGGTCATCGAGTCCCTCTCAGACTCCACCATTTATATGGCCTACTATACCATCTCAAAATACCTTCAGGACCCGGCGCTGGGGATTAGGCCAGAGCAGCTATCCGACGAGTTCTTCGACTTCGTGTTCCTGGGGAAGGGCACCGCTGACGAGGTCTCTAAAAAGACCGGCATCGAGCAAGGCTTGATACTGAAGATGAGGGACGAGTTTGAGTACTGGTATCCCTTTGATATGAGGTGTAGCGGTAAGGACCTGGTGCAGAATCATCTGTCTTTCTGCATTTTTAATCATACTGCCATTTTCCCGGAGAGGCATTGGCCGAGAGGCATGAGCGTCAACGGCTTTCTACAGCTTGACGGGCAGAAGATGTCGTCGAGTAGGGGTAACGTCTATACCCTCAGGCAGGTCCTCGACATGTATGGCGCTGATGCCACGAGGCTCACGCTCATGTATGGCGGGGAGGGCCTGGAGGACCCGAACTGGGATAGCGAGTTCGCCAGGACGGCCTGGTCTAAGCTGGCGCAGTGGTACGACTTCGCCATCGAGAACTATGGCAAGGGCCGGGATGATGTGAAGTACATAGACCGTTGGCTCGAATCCGTGGCCACTAAGTCGATAAAGCTCACCAGGGAGGCCATGGATGCCATGAACTTCAGGACTGCCATCCAGCGTGGCTATTTCGACATGCAGCGCTACCTGAGGTGGTATATACGCAGGTCTCCGGTGCCGAATAGAAGGATAATATCCTGGTTTATAGAGGCTCAGACCAAGATTCTCGCTCCTTTCACCCCCCACATTTGCGAAGAGATATGGGAGAAGCTGGGCGGAAGCGGATTCATAGCGAAGGCGCCGTATCCCACCTGGGATGAGAAGAAGATAGCCGATGAGACGATAGAGAGGTCTGAGGACTTCCTCCGTAAGGTGATAGAGGACATCCAGGAGATCATCACGGTTGCTAACCTTTCCGAGGCCAAGGATGCCTATATCTACACCTCTGAGGAGTGGAAGTATAAGGCTTTGCAGCTTGCGACTGGCAAGAACATGGGCGATGCCATGAAGGCCGTGATGGCTGACCCGGAAATGCGGAAGCATGGCAAGGAGGTCAGCCGGTACGTGCAGAAGGTGGTCAGCGAGCGGCTTGTCCCGAGTGGAGTAGACGAGGCCGCCGTCCTTAACGAGGCTAAGGACTTTATAGCCAGCGAGATAGGCATGAACGTCCACATTAACTCTGAGTTTGACCCGCAGGGTAAGAGGAAGCACGCCATCCCCGGCCGTCCTGCCATATTCATTCAATCATAG
- a CDS encoding SAM-dependent methyltransferase — translation MDIPRIFNITESAHRIHNPFTPEKLATLGAALRLEPGTRVLDLGSGSGEMLCTWARDYGIIGVGIDMSQLFTEQANLRAEELGVADRVEFIHGDAVGYVADEKVGVAACLGATWIGGGVAGTIELLAKSLRSGGIILIGEPYWRQLPPTEDVARGCLANSISDFLTLPDLLASFGDLNYDVVEMVLADQECWDRYEAAKWLTMRRWLEANPDDDLAKDVRAKLTLEPIRYAAYTRKYLGWGVFALMAR, via the coding sequence ATGGACATCCCACGCATCTTTAACATTACAGAAAGTGCTCACCGCATCCATAACCCGTTCACACCAGAAAAGCTCGCCACTCTCGGCGCGGCGCTGCGCCTGGAACCGGGGACTCGTGTGCTCGACCTCGGCAGCGGTTCGGGCGAGATGCTGTGCACCTGGGCACGCGATTACGGGATCATTGGCGTCGGCATCGACATGAGCCAGTTGTTCACCGAGCAAGCGAACCTCCGCGCTGAAGAACTCGGAGTCGCCGATCGAGTCGAGTTCATCCACGGCGACGCTGTCGGCTACGTCGCCGACGAAAAGGTCGGTGTGGCAGCCTGTCTCGGTGCCACGTGGATCGGTGGGGGAGTCGCCGGCACCATCGAGCTTCTGGCGAAGAGTCTCCGCTCCGGAGGAATCATCCTCATCGGCGAGCCCTACTGGCGGCAGTTACCACCGACGGAAGACGTTGCCAGGGGATGCTTGGCCAATTCTATCTCCGACTTTCTCACGCTTCCAGACCTTCTCGCGTCTTTCGGCGACCTCAACTACGACGTTGTGGAAATGGTTCTGGCTGACCAAGAATGCTGGGATAGGTACGAGGCGGCCAAGTGGCTCACCATGCGCCGATGGCTCGAAGCGAATCCCGACGACGACCTCGCGAAAGATGTTCGAGCCAAACTGACTTTAGAACCAATACGCTACGCCGCGTACACGCGTAAATACCTTGGATGGGGCGTGTTCGCGCTGATGGCGCGGTGA
- the argF gene encoding ornithine carbamoyltransferase: MHFISIADLSVEEANEILDVADRLKKERRDGVVRDYLKNKSLAMIFEKSSTRTRVSFEVGMTDLGGHALYLDPVTMQLGRGETIGDTARILSRYVHGIMIRAKSHSTVVEMARNATVPVINGLDDLEHPCQVLADLMTIRERKGRIKGLKLAWIGDGNNVCNSLVLASAMMGMRMSVACPPGYEPDEGIVERARAMRGQIEIMRNPKDAAEGADILYTDVWVSMGDEAEKDKRLKDLRGYQINMGLVKLADKDCIVLHCLPAHRGEEITEDVIQCENSAIFDEAENRLHAQKALLVRLLGKDV; the protein is encoded by the coding sequence ATGCACTTCATATCCATCGCAGACTTGAGTGTCGAGGAGGCTAATGAGATACTCGACGTGGCGGACCGCCTCAAGAAAGAGAGGAGAGATGGTGTCGTCAGGGATTACCTGAAGAACAAGAGCCTGGCCATGATTTTCGAGAAGTCGTCAACTAGGACGAGGGTGTCGTTTGAGGTTGGGATGACTGACCTGGGAGGGCATGCCCTATACCTTGACCCGGTGACGATGCAACTAGGAAGGGGAGAGACAATAGGGGATACTGCCAGGATATTGTCAAGGTATGTGCATGGCATCATGATAAGGGCTAAGAGCCATTCTACCGTAGTGGAGATGGCCAGGAATGCCACGGTGCCAGTGATAAATGGCCTGGATGACCTGGAGCACCCATGCCAGGTGCTTGCCGACCTGATGACGATAAGGGAGCGTAAGGGGCGCATTAAAGGCCTCAAGCTGGCGTGGATAGGCGATGGAAACAACGTCTGCAACTCTCTAGTACTCGCCTCTGCCATGATGGGCATGCGGATGAGCGTGGCATGCCCGCCGGGGTATGAGCCCGATGAAGGCATTGTGGAACGTGCAAGGGCCATGAGAGGCCAAATCGAGATCATGCGAAACCCGAAGGACGCGGCTGAAGGGGCGGACATACTGTATACGGACGTGTGGGTCTCAATGGGGGATGAGGCAGAAAAAGATAAAAGGCTAAAGGACTTGAGGGGTTACCAGATAAACATGGGCCTGGTGAAGCTGGCGGATAAGGATTGTATAGTTTTGCATTGTCTGCCCGCTCATCGGGGCGAGGAGATAACAGAGGACGTAATCCAGTGTGAGAACTCCGCCATCTTTGATGAGGCCGAAAACAGGCTGCACGCACAGAAGGCATTACTGGTTAGGCTGCTTGGTAAGGATGTCTGA
- a CDS encoding acyltransferase, whose amino-acid sequence MSERRTIDHPAWKGANSLWTWHIDRNPLRVALNFLLLQVVRYSPSLQLKIDCMRLMGVKVGERVSMALEATVDIFFPELIEIGENSIIGYRATILAHEYLIDRYRTGRVVIGKNVLVGANSTILPGVTIGDGAVISACSLVNRDVPAGAFVGGVPAKIIERENGV is encoded by the coding sequence ATGTCTGAGCGCAGGACAATAGACCACCCCGCCTGGAAGGGCGCCAACTCCCTCTGGACATGGCACATAGATAGGAACCCGTTGAGGGTTGCCCTTAACTTTTTGCTGCTCCAGGTAGTCAGGTATAGCCCTTCGCTTCAGCTTAAGATTGACTGTATGCGCCTTATGGGCGTTAAGGTTGGCGAGCGCGTCTCGATGGCCCTTGAGGCTACCGTGGACATATTTTTCCCCGAGCTTATCGAGATAGGCGAGAATTCGATAATCGGCTATCGTGCTACCATTTTGGCCCATGAGTACTTGATTGATAGGTATAGGACTGGTAGGGTCGTGATCGGCAAAAACGTGCTTGTTGGGGCTAATTCCACGATATTGCCCGGGGTTACAATAGGCGATGGCGCCGTAATCTCGGCGTGCTCGCTCGTAAACAGGGATGTGCCTGCGGGCGCATTCGTGGGCGGGGTGCCGGCAAAAATAATTGAGAGGGAAAACGGTGTTTAA